In Bubalus kerabau isolate K-KA32 ecotype Philippines breed swamp buffalo chromosome 4, PCC_UOA_SB_1v2, whole genome shotgun sequence, one DNA window encodes the following:
- the NGFR gene encoding tumor necrosis factor receptor superfamily member 16, with protein sequence MGSGAAGRAMDGPRLLLLLLLGVSLGGAKEACPTGLYTHSGECCKACNLGEGVAQPCGANQTVCEPCLDSVTFSDVVSATEPCKPCTECVGLQSMSAPCVEADDAVCRCAYGYYQDETTGRCEACRVCEAGSGLVFSCQDKQNTVCEECPDGTYSDEANHVDPCLPCTVCEDTERQLRECTRWADAECEEIPGRWITRATPPEGSDSTDPSTQEPEVPPEQDPVTSTVSDVVTTVMGSSQPVVTRGTADNLIPVYCSILAAVVVGLVAYIAFKRWNSCKQNKQGANSRPVNQTPPPEGEKLHSDSGISVDSQSLHDQQPHTQTAAGQALKGDGGLYSSLPLAKREEVEKLLNGSAGDTWRHLAGELGYQPEHIDSFTHEACPARALLASWAAQDSATLDTLLAALRRIQRADIVESLCSESTATSPV encoded by the exons ATGGGGTCAGGTGCCGCCGGCCGCGCCATGGACGGGCcgcgcctgctgctgctgctgctcctgggg GTGTCCCTTGGAGGTGCCAAGGAGGCATGCCCCACGGGCCTGTACACCCACAGCGGAGAGTGCTGCAAAGCCTGCAACCTGGGCGAGGGTGTGGCCCAGCCTTGTGGAGCCAACCAGACCGTGTGTGAACCGTGCCTGGACA GCGTGACCTTCTCGGACGTGGTGAGCGCCACAGAGCCGTGTAAGCCGTGCACGGAGTGCGTGGGACTGCAGAGCATGTCGGCGCCCTGCGTGGAGGCCGACGACGCCGTGTGCCGCTGCGCCTACGGCTATTACCAGGACGAGACGACCGGCCGCTGCGAGGCGTGCCGCGTGTGCGAGGCGGGCTCGGGGCTCGTGTTCTCGTGCCAGGACAAGCAGAACACCGTCTGCGAGGAGTGCCCCGACGGCACGTACTCAGACGAGGCCAACCACGTGGACCCCTGCCTGCCCTGCACGGTGTGCGAGGACACGGAGCGCCAGCTGCGCGAGTGCACGCGCTGGGCCGACGCCGAGTGCGAGG AGATCCCTGGACGTTGGATTACACGGGCCACGCCCCCGGAGGGCTCCGACAGCACAGACCCCAGCACCCAGGAGCCTGAGGTACCTCCAGAGCAAGATCCGGTAACCAGCACTGTGTCAGATGTGGTGACCACGGTGATGGGCAGCTCCCAGCCTGTGGTGACCCGAGGTACCGCCGACAACCTCATCCCTGTCTATTGCTCCATCCTGGCTGCTGTGGTTGTGGGCCTTGTGGCCTACATCGCCTTCAAAAG GTGGAACAGCTGCAAGCAGAACAAGCAAGGAGCCAACAGCCGACCCGTGAACCAGACACCCCCACCAGAGGGGGAAAAGCTACACAGCGATAGCGGCATCTCTGTGGACAGCCAGAGCCTGCATGACCAGCAGCCCCACACGCAGACTGCCGCAGGCCAGG CCCTCAAGGGTGATGGAGGCCTCTACAGCAGCCTGCCGCTGGCCAAGCGGGAGGAGGTGGAGAAGCTGCTCAACGGCTCTGCAGGGGACACCTGGCGGCATCTGGCAGGCGAGTTGGGTTACCAGCCTGAGCACATAGACTCCTTCACCCACGAGGCCTGCCCAGCCCGCGCCCTGCTGGCCAGCTGGGCCGCCCAGGACAGCGCCACACTCGACACCCTCCTCGCGGCCCTGCGCCGCATCCAGCGCGCCGACATCGTGGAGAGCCTGTGCAGCGAGTCCACGGCCACATCGCCCGTGTGA